The genomic segment GACGCAGTTCGCGATCGGCGAGATCCGCGTCGATGCGCACGCCTCGCTCCCGCTCGAGGGCTGCCGCGAGTGCGACGGCGCGCGCCACCTTCCGCTCCGCGATCGCGCGTCGGTCGTCGTCCTCGAGCTTCGCGGGCGAACCCGTTTGCCAGGAGCGGTACAGGTCGTCGAGTGCCAGTTGCCCGGCGACGCGCTCCTCGATGCCGACGTCCCGCGCGTGCGCGGGAGCGGGAAGAAGCGGCAAGAGGAGGGACGCGGCGGCGAGGATGAACGTCGGTCTTTGGAGCATGTTGAGGCGTCTATACCCCCCGCGCCCAGCCTTCGTCAAGATCCGATCCCGGTCCCCCAGCGGCGCTCCCGCTCGCCGATCCTTCCCTCGAACGTCCACGCCCCCGAGTCGTATTTCCAGCAGCGCAGCTCCGCCGCGCGCAGGCGCTCCGCGTCGCCGTACTCGGCGCGCTCGAACCGGGCGCCCAGGCGCTCTTCGAACGCGGCGACGAGAGCGGCGTCGAGCTCGTCGACGCGCACGCGCCGTCCGAGGAGATCCTCGATCCCCGCGAACGCCGCGGGGTCGGCCTCGCGACCGATCGCCGCGGACCAACGGGCCGCGTCCGCGCGGAGCAGGATCGATCCGTGCTGCAGAAACGCGCCGCGGCGACGCAGCTGCGCGGAGCCGATCACCTTGCGCCCGTCGACCTCGATCTCGAGCGGTCCCGGTCGGGCGAAGCAGACGGGATCGGCGCCCGGTCCGGGATCCGAGGGGGCGTCGCCGGCGCGCGCCGGCAACCCGAGGAGCTCGAGTGCGCGCACGAGCGTCGCGGCGAGGGTCCGGTACGTCGCGATCACCCCGCCGTCGAACGGCGGCGCGTCGAGCCGCGCGACGACGGCGTAGGTGCGCTCGTGTTCGTGAAGGACGGCGCGTCCTCCGGTGGGACGTCGCACGAGGCCCAGCCCTCGATCGAGCAGCCAGCCGAGTTCGTGCGAGCCGGAGGCGGGCTGGCGCGAGCCGAGGGACAACGTGGCGGTCTCCCAGCCGTACAGGCGCAGCGTCGGCTCGACCGGCGAGGCGGCGGCGCGCTCGAGGATCGCCTCGTCGAGCGCCATGTTCGCGGGGCCGTCGGCGGGGGGGTCGGAGATCAGACGCCACTTCGTCACCCCGCAAGCCTAGCAAGGCGTATCATCGAGGCACTTCAGGTGGGGGCCAGCATGCGGGTAGCGCTTCTCCACGGCGTGTTCCTTATCTTGGTTTCGCTCGCGTCGGCGCACGCCCGCGCTCCCGGTTACGACGAGCAACTGAGCGCGGAGCTCGCCGTCGCGAAGCTCCAGCACGGGTGGACCCTCGATGCCGGTCCCTTCGACGAGCGGCGCGTCACGGCCCATCTGGCGCCGAAGGTCGCGCGCCGAACGGTCACGCAGGGTCCGACCCGCTTCGAGCTCGAGATCGAGTGGCAGCGCATCCGCACCAACACCCGCTTCCCCGAACGTCTCGCGCAGATCGAACGCGCGCTCGGACATGACCTCGACCTGATCCTCGAGGCCTTCGTGCGGCCGGTCCTCGAGACACGAGGAAGCGCCGGGTTCGGATCGCATGCCGGATTCGGACCCGACGACACGTGGTCGGCGGGAGTGCTGGACGACGCTCCGACGACTCGCGGGAATCACACGGCGGTGTGGACGGGAAGCCTCCTGATCTTCTGGGGCGGCCTCTCGGGGGCCGCGGACACACCCGTCGCCACCGGCAATCGATACGATCCCGTCGCCGACGCGTGGTCGGCCGTATCGACGATCGCCGCCCCGGCCGCGCGCTCGCGGCACACCGCCGTCTGGACGGGCTCGAGGATGATCGTGTGGGGCGGATTCTCCGCGAAGGCCGACGGCGCCGCCTACGATCCCGTCAGCGACACGTGGACGCCGCTCGGCCTCACGGGCGCCCCCGCGGGGCGTCACGACCACACCGCGGTCTGGACGGGCTCGAAGATGATCGTGTTCGGGGGCACCGGCGCGGCGGGCACGCTGGGGGACGGCGCGGCCTACGATCCGGACACGGACTCCTGGTCGCCGCTTTCGACGGTCAACGCGCCAGCGGCGCGGGCCTCGCACACCGCCGTCTGGACGGGATCCACGATGATCGTGTGGGGAGGATCCGATCTCGCGACGGGCGGGCGCTACGATCCGTCGTCGAACACCTGGGCGCCGACCGCCACGACGGGTGCCCCTGCCGGTCGCAGCGATCACGTCGCCTCGTGGACCGGCTCACGCATGCTCGTCTGGGGTGGCGGCCCCGGCACGACCGCGGTCAACACGGGCGGCGCCTACGACCCCGTCGCGGACGTCTGGTCGCCGATCTCCACCACGGGCGCTCCTGCGGGTGCCCGCGACCCTTCGTCGGCGTGGGCCGACACGAGGCTGCTCGTGTGGGGCGGCAACTCCGGCAACCCGGGTGGACGATACGACCCCGCCTGGGACACCTGGACGCCGATGTCGATCGTCGGAGCGCCCGCGAGTCGCAGCCGGCACACCGGCACATGGACCGGCTCGCGCTTCGTCATCTTCGCCGGGCAGTTCCTCGCGAAGGGCGAGCCACTGGACTCCTACACCAACGGAGGGGCGAGCTACGACCCGGCGACCGACTCGTGGCGTTCGCTGCTTCCTCCCGCGGTCCGTTCCGGCGCCTCGATCGTCTGGACCGGAACCCAGGCCATCGTCTGGGGAGGAGTGCACCGGCCGCGACTGAGCGACGGCGGTCGCTACGATCCCCTCGTGGACGCCTGGTTCGGCATCTCGCCGATCGGCGCCTTATCCCCGCGAAGTTCGCACGCCGCCGTATGGACCGGAACCGAGATGATCCTGTGGGGCGGGGCCGGGAGCAACTCGACGCCTCTGGGCGACGGCGCCGCCTACGACCCGCAGCAGGACCAGTGGCGACCCGTGAGCAACGTGGGAGCGCCGAGTGCCGGCACAGATGTGGCCATCGCCTGGACCGGTTCGGAGGTGCTCGTCTGGGGAGGAGCGCCGAGCGGGGCGCGGTACTCCCCCGCCGACGACACCTGGACGCCGATCTCCGCGACCGGGGCGCCGGGCGGGCGATTCAACTTCCAGTTCGCGTGGACCGGATCGAAGCTCTTCATCTGGGGCGGAACGGTCTCCGGCGTTTACGTCCCGACGGGTGCGCTCTACGACCCCGCGAGCGACTCGTGGACTCCGACGACGACCGTGAACGCACCGACCGGTCGCCAACTCGCGGCGACGACCTGGACAGGGCGTCGCGTCGTCGTCTGGGGAGGAAGGAGCACCTTCGACGTGTCGCAGGGCGGTCGTTACGACCCTTCGATCGACGCGTGGGAGCCGATCTCGACCTTCGGTGCGCCCGCGCTGCGCGAGCAGCCCACCGCGGCGTGGACGGGTGGCCGTGTCTTGATCTGGGGTGGAAACACCACGGCCCCGGGCGGACGCTACGATCCCGTCAACGACACGTGGAGCCCGATGAGCGCCGTCGGAGAGCCGGCCCCGTTCCGCACGAGCTTCAACTCCCTTTGGACCGGCGAGCACATGCTCGTGTGGGGAGGGCAAACCGGATCGACGATGGGCCGCGACGGCTCCCTCTACCGCTCGGCGATCGACACCGACGGCGACGGTGCGCTCGATCAACACGACTGCGACCCGTGGGACCCGCTCGTCGTCTCGACTCCCGGTCCCGCCGAAGGGCTCGGGTTCGACGCCGACCGGATCACCCTGAGATGGACGAGCGCCGCGGGAGCCGCAAGCCACGAGTTGTCTCGCGGCGATCTCGAGGTGGTGCGGGGGGGCGGCTCGCTCGACACGTGCGTGGCGACCGGCCTCGCGACGAGCGCCACCGACGCGGTCGTCCCCGCCGCGGGGGCGGGGTTCGCGTATCTGGTGCGAGGCCGGAACGCGTGCGGCGCCGGAGCGTGGGGATCGCCGGGTGGAGCCTGCCCCTAGACCTCTTGCCCGACTCCCCGCTCCCCCTCGCGGAACTCGACCGACTTCAGCGCGTACTTGCGCAGCAGCCGCTGCAGCGCCGACCGGAGCATGCCGGAGTACGCCGCCGCCGCGGTGACGTTCCCCCCGTGTCGGCGCATCAGGTCGGCGAGGTACGCGCGCTCGAACGCCTCGACGACCCGCCGCTTCGCGTCGCGGAAGGGGCGGTCGGCGACGACGTCTCCGGGCCCGGGGTCCCCCCCTCCGGTCTGGCGAACCGCCTCCGGCAGGTGCTCGGGGCGGATCCATCCGTCGGGCGCGAGGAGCGCCGCGTGCTCGACCACGCGCCGGAGCTCGCGGACGTTGCCGGGCCAGCGCCAGCGCGAAAGCGCCTCCGCGGCCTCGGGATCGAAGCGCATCGCCGTGAGGTCGTTGATCGCCCGTAGGGCGTCGAGGAATCCCTGCGCGATCAGCGGCACGTCCTCGAGTCGCTCGCGAAGCGGCGGAAGGTGGACGACCGAAGTGCCGAACCACGACACGACGTCGCGCGAGACCCTCCCCTCGTCCGCGGCGCGCCGCGGGTCGCGCGACGTGGCGCCGACGATCCGCGTCTGCAGGCGTCCCGCCGCGTAGTCCCGAAGCAGTCGGTCGAGGGTCGCCGCGGGAAGGTCGAGGATCTCCTCGACGAACAACGTGCCGTCGGCGGCGAGGTCGACGAGGCCGCCGTTCTTGCGGAACAACTCCTCCTCGAAGGCGCCGGGAGCCGAGACCCGCGCGTCGGCGACGACGAAGGGGGCCGCGTGACGGGACGAGCGCTGGTGCAACAATCGCGCGGCGAGCTCTTTCCCGGTCCCCGGCTCCCCGACGAGCAACACGGGGTCGTCGGAGGCCGACAGGCGCGCGACGCGCTCGCGCACGCGCTCCATCCCCTCGCTCCTTCCGACCAGGCCGGAGAAGCCGGAGGCCTCGCTCGCCTCGAAGCGGCGGGAGTGGTAGTCGCTCAGGATCGGGGCGACGATCTCGATCGCCTCCGAGACGCCGTGGACGTTCCGGGCCTCGACCCCGCGTTCGGCGAGGGCGCCGACGATTTCGCGGGCTTCACCCGGATTCCGACTCACGACGAGGATGACCGGGCGTTCCATGCGGCGTCCCTCCCTCACGCGCCGATCGCGAGATTCGTGGGGGGAGTATAGATCGACGGGCCGCGGAAAACGCCGAAAAACGAAACCCCGCTACTCCTGCACCCGCTCGACCTCGTCGATCAGCAGGTCGAGGTCGGGGACCACCGCGTGGCGCCGGTCGAAGCGCGCCACGCCGTCGTTCTCCAGGTCCCGAAGCACGCGGGAGAGACTCTCGGGGCGTGCCCCCACCATCGCGGCGATGTCGCGCCTGGAGAGGGGCAGCTCGATCGTCAGCGTCCCGTCGTCGTCCACCGTCGAGTTGCGGTCCTTGAAGATGAGGAGCAGGTGGGCGAGCCTCGCGCGCAGCGGGAGGGTCAGCGCGCGCACGCGTTCGGTTTCGGAGTCGACCAGGCGCTCGGAGACCCGGTTGAGGAAGCGAAGTCCCAACGAGGGGTTCCGGTCGAGCAGGGTGCGGACACCCGCCTTCTCGATGAAGCACACCTGCGTGCGCTCGAGGGCCTCGGCGCTGGCGGTGTGCTCGCGCGCCGAGAAGAAGGCGGTGTAGCCGAGCGTCTGCCCCTCGCCGAAGATCCCCACGACCACGGCGCCGCCGTTGCCGTCGGACTTCTTCAGCGCGACCGAGCCTCCTTCGATGCAGTGGATCCCCAGGCACGGACTGCCTTCGTAGTAGATCACCTGCCCCGGCTCGTAGACGTTGCAGACCTTGTGCTGGTTGAGGATCTTGAGATCCTCCGGTTCCAGCACGCACCACTCCGACCGATCGCGCGACTGACAGGTGAAGCAATTGGTCTGTCGCCGGGACGGAGAGCCACCAATTCGATAAAGACCGTTCCCCATGACGGCGTGATTGTGGTGCGGAAGTTGATTTCTATCAAGTGCCCCGGTAACGGCCGTCAAGGTCGGAGGACTCCCGCGTGCCTAGACTGGCGCGGAACGAGGAGATCCCCATGGACCTGCGACGACCCGACCGCAAGCAGGATGCCCTGGCGAAAGCGCTGGGGAACCTCCCGGACGTCACCCCCGTCGCCGCGCACAGCGGCCAGGTGCTGCTCTATCCACACCACGTCCCCAACGGGCTCTACCTGGTCCTGCAGGGTGTGGTGCGCCGGGACAGCAACCGCCTGATGGACGCGAGCCGCGGGCCCTTCCTGATCCCGTCCTACGACGAGCTCGACCGTCCGGCGCCCACGAGCTTCACGGTGGCGCGCGAGACCCGCATGCTCTTCATCCCCCGGAGCCTCGCCCTGTTCGACGGGGAGGTCCGAAGGCTGCTCGAGAGCGCCGGTCTCGCCGGACGACCGACCGCCTGAACCGTTCCCGAACGGAGGTCCGCACGTTGAACACCTCGCCTCGCCTCGAGTCCTTCGTCTACGACGACGCGATCGTCCGGAAGTTCCTGTTCGCGACCCTGCTCTGGGGGATCGTGGGAACGCTCGCCGGGGTCGTGATCGCGCTCCAGCTGGCGGTGCCGGCGCTCAACTTCGACCTGCCGTTCCTCACGTTCGGCCGCCTGCGTCCGCTGCACACGAACGCGGTGATCTTCGCCTTCGCGGGGAACGCGATCTTCACGGGCGTTTATTACTCGTGCCAACGCCTGCTGAAGACGCGGATGTTCTCCGACGCGCTGAGCGCGATCCACTTCTGGGGCTGGCAGCTGATCATCGTGCTCGCCGCGATCACCCTCCCGCTCGGCTTCACGAGCGCGAAGGAATACGCCGAGCTCGAGTGGCCGATCGACATCCTGATCGCGCTCGTCTGGGTCGTCTTCGCGGTGAACGTCTTCGGGACGATCGCGAGGCGCCGTGAGCGTCACCTGTACGTGGCCATCTGGTTCTACATCGCGACCCTGATCGCGATCGCGGTCCTGCACATCTTCAACAGCCTCGAGATGCCCGCGAGCCTGCTGAAGAGCTACTCGGTCTACGCCGGGGTGCAGGACGCCTTCATGCAGTGGTGGTACGGGCACAACGCGGTGGCGTTTTTCCTCACCACGCCGTTTCTGGGCCTCATGTATTACTTCATGCCGAAGGCGGCCGACCGGCCGGTCTTCTCCTACAAGCTGTCGATCCTCCACTTCTGGACGC from the Candidatus Polarisedimenticolaceae bacterium genome contains:
- a CDS encoding lipoate--protein ligase family protein, producing MTKWRLISDPPADGPANMALDEAILERAAASPVEPTLRLYGWETATLSLGSRQPASGSHELGWLLDRGLGLVRRPTGGRAVLHEHERTYAVVARLDAPPFDGGVIATYRTLAATLVRALELLGLPARAGDAPSDPGPGADPVCFARPGPLEIEVDGRKVIGSAQLRRRGAFLQHGSILLRADAARWSAAIGREADPAAFAGIEDLLGRRVRVDELDAALVAAFEERLGARFERAEYGDAERLRAAELRCWKYDSGAWTFEGRIGERERRWGTGIGS
- a CDS encoding kelch repeat-containing protein, producing MFLILVSLASAHARAPGYDEQLSAELAVAKLQHGWTLDAGPFDERRVTAHLAPKVARRTVTQGPTRFELEIEWQRIRTNTRFPERLAQIERALGHDLDLILEAFVRPVLETRGSAGFGSHAGFGPDDTWSAGVLDDAPTTRGNHTAVWTGSLLIFWGGLSGAADTPVATGNRYDPVADAWSAVSTIAAPAARSRHTAVWTGSRMIVWGGFSAKADGAAYDPVSDTWTPLGLTGAPAGRHDHTAVWTGSKMIVFGGTGAAGTLGDGAAYDPDTDSWSPLSTVNAPAARASHTAVWTGSTMIVWGGSDLATGGRYDPSSNTWAPTATTGAPAGRSDHVASWTGSRMLVWGGGPGTTAVNTGGAYDPVADVWSPISTTGAPAGARDPSSAWADTRLLVWGGNSGNPGGRYDPAWDTWTPMSIVGAPASRSRHTGTWTGSRFVIFAGQFLAKGEPLDSYTNGGASYDPATDSWRSLLPPAVRSGASIVWTGTQAIVWGGVHRPRLSDGGRYDPLVDAWFGISPIGALSPRSSHAAVWTGTEMILWGGAGSNSTPLGDGAAYDPQQDQWRPVSNVGAPSAGTDVAIAWTGSEVLVWGGAPSGARYSPADDTWTPISATGAPGGRFNFQFAWTGSKLFIWGGTVSGVYVPTGALYDPASDSWTPTTTVNAPTGRQLAATTWTGRRVVVWGGRSTFDVSQGGRYDPSIDAWEPISTFGAPALREQPTAAWTGGRVLIWGGNTTAPGGRYDPVNDTWSPMSAVGEPAPFRTSFNSLWTGEHMLVWGGQTGSTMGRDGSLYRSAIDTDGDGALDQHDCDPWDPLVVSTPGPAEGLGFDADRITLRWTSAAGAASHELSRGDLEVVRGGGSLDTCVATGLATSATDAVVPAAGAGFAYLVRGRNACGAGAWGSPGGACP
- a CDS encoding sigma 54-interacting transcriptional regulator — its product is MERPVILVVSRNPGEAREIVGALAERGVEARNVHGVSEAIEIVAPILSDYHSRRFEASEASGFSGLVGRSEGMERVRERVARLSASDDPVLLVGEPGTGKELAARLLHQRSSRHAAPFVVADARVSAPGAFEEELFRKNGGLVDLAADGTLFVEEILDLPAATLDRLLRDYAAGRLQTRIVGATSRDPRRAADEGRVSRDVVSWFGTSVVHLPPLRERLEDVPLIAQGFLDALRAINDLTAMRFDPEAAEALSRWRWPGNVRELRRVVEHAALLAPDGWIRPEHLPEAVRQTGGGDPGPGDVVADRPFRDAKRRVVEAFERAYLADLMRRHGGNVTAAAAYSGMLRSALQRLLRKYALKSVEFREGERGVGQEV
- a CDS encoding Crp/Fnr family transcriptional regulator; this encodes MLEPEDLKILNQHKVCNVYEPGQVIYYEGSPCLGIHCIEGGSVALKKSDGNGGAVVVGIFGEGQTLGYTAFFSAREHTASAEALERTQVCFIEKAGVRTLLDRNPSLGLRFLNRVSERLVDSETERVRALTLPLRARLAHLLLIFKDRNSTVDDDGTLTIELPLSRRDIAAMVGARPESLSRVLRDLENDGVARFDRRHAVVPDLDLLIDEVERVQE